One part of the Solanum dulcamara chromosome 8, daSolDulc1.2, whole genome shotgun sequence genome encodes these proteins:
- the LOC129901296 gene encoding protein FAF-like, chloroplastic, giving the protein MSAANSMSIKNLNSTLKISQVISIPLPPSLPPTKMGIVKQGIVSILGSESDKRNKGAGASIRRTLSADMSSKKWLSQNGFSPMKKIASSKELDVLGSQDEVWRSIQKTNEPTSNDVWSSILTQKKQESSTFPPPYVHPLLKKISSSLTEKSLEICTESLGSETGSEIIRLSSYSDEDKDDHPQKQEEEKEEIFEEFPVVKFNHNKKTSSTPPKCFPPPISSLAAEDKPSVHMQSHRQNGRLILEAVSVPPQNHFRAQRVDGRLLLTLITTSSEIEAEDITHQQVFDDNQQIGHNEPDNLDEVEEKGNGTKGMQIVLVQKSRLSNGRMNVNTSTLMMKQLMGGLDNQHHLTCPNKFNKSIKLIEQEDQLTPNIPQSLPQISPHLITSPEPASFNAYNYFWKKNPNPSVTTIANSTTKIAEHQDLVLMRGNKANINYLVPLLKGCKEQRKSLLIWEPYCIATS; this is encoded by the coding sequence ATGTCAGCAGCTAATTCTATGAGCATCAAGAACTTGAACTCAACATTGaagatttcacaagtaattAGTATCCCACTACCCCCATCACTACCCCCTACTAAGATGGGCATAGTGAAACAAGGCATAGTGTCCATTCTTGGATCAGAGAGTGACAAAAGAAACAAAGGTGCAGGTGCTTCAATTAGGAGAACCCTTTCAGCTGATATGTCATCCAAGAAATGGCTATCACAAAATGGTTTCTCTCCTATGAAGAAAATTGCTTCCTCAAAAGAACTTGATGTTCTTGGATCACAAGATGAGGTTTGGAGATCAATCCAAAAAACAAACGAACCAACATCAAATGATGTTTGGAGTTCAATTTTAACTCAAAAGAAACAAGAGTCATCTACATTTCCACCTCCTTATGTCCATcctcttttgaaaaaaatatctaGTTCTTTAACTGAAAAAAGTCTTGAAATTTGTACTGAAAGTCTTGGATCAGAAACTGGGTCTGAAATTATTAGGCTTTCCTCTTACAGTGATGAAGACAAAGATGATCATCCTCAAAAACaagaagaggaaaaagaagaaatatttgaGGAATTTCCTGTTGTTAAGTTTAACCATAACAAAAAAACATCAAGTACTCCTCCAAAGTGTTTCCCTCCACCTATTTCTTCCTTGGCTGCAGAGGACAAACCCTCTGTTCATATGCAATCTCACAGGCAGAATGGTAGATTGATTCTTGAAGCTGTCTCTGTTCCACCACAGAACCATTTCCGCGCTCAACGCGTTGATGGTCGCCTTCTTCTCACCTTAATCACCACTTCATCAGAAATTGAAGCAGAGGATATTACTCATCAACAAGTATTCGATGACAATCAACAAATCGGACACAATGAACCAGATAATCTTGATGAAGTGGAGGAAAAAGGAAATGGTACAAAAGGGATGCAAATTGTGCTTGTACAAAAATCAAGATTGTCAAATGGGAGAATGAATGTTAACACATCAACATTGATGATGAAACAACTCATGGGGGGTCTAGATAATCAACATCATCTAACATGCCCTAACAAGTTCAACaaatcaatcaaattgattGAACAGGAAGATCAACTAACTCCAAATATTCCTCAATCACTTCCACAAATCTCTCCTCATCTTATCACATCACCTGAACCAGCTTCATTCAATGCCTATAATTATTTCTGGAAGAAAAATCCCAATCCCAGTGTCACAACCATTGCCAATAGTACAACAAAGATAGCAGAGCATCAAGATTTGGTGCTAATGAGAGGAAACAAAGCCAACATCAATTACTTGGTGCCTTTGTTGAAAGGATGCAAAGAACAGAGGAAGTCTCTACTCATTTGGGAGCCTTACTGCATTGCCACCTCCTAA